The following are encoded in a window of Cupriavidus oxalaticus genomic DNA:
- the grpE gene encoding nucleotide exchange factor GrpE, giving the protein MEEQKQTPSNPTPNDEASAAAAQESAAPEAAAVEDVAAQLAALEAKAREHYDLYMRAVAEGENIRRRAQEDVTKAHKFAIENFADNLLPVMDSLQAALADGSGDIAKLREGVELTARQLAAAFERGKIVELNPVGEKFDPHRHQAISMVPADQEPNTVVTVLQRGYTIADRVLRPALVTVAAPK; this is encoded by the coding sequence ATGGAAGAACAGAAGCAGACGCCATCCAACCCGACGCCCAACGACGAAGCCAGCGCTGCCGCCGCGCAGGAGAGCGCCGCGCCGGAGGCTGCCGCCGTGGAGGACGTGGCGGCCCAGCTGGCCGCCCTGGAAGCCAAGGCGCGTGAGCATTACGACCTGTACATGCGCGCGGTCGCGGAAGGCGAGAATATCCGCCGCCGGGCGCAGGAAGACGTCACCAAGGCCCACAAATTCGCCATCGAGAACTTCGCCGACAACCTGCTGCCGGTGATGGACAGCCTGCAGGCCGCGCTGGCGGACGGCTCGGGCGACATCGCCAAGCTGCGCGAAGGCGTCGAACTGACCGCGCGCCAGCTGGCCGCCGCGTTCGAGCGCGGCAAGATCGTGGAACTGAACCCGGTCGGCGAGAAGTTCGACCCGCACCGCCACCAGGCCATCTCGATGGTGCCGGCCGACCAGGAACCCAATACCGTCGTCACCGTGCTGCAGCGTGGCTATACCATTGCGGACCGCGTGCTGCGGCCGGCACTGGTGACGGTGGCGGCACCGAAGTAA
- a CDS encoding thioredoxin family protein, with the protein MSSESPAGAPSADQAAAPHLDHRAFEAFGMRQVDDASIDAAIAQAGDALVCVFFWGVDCFNCEMAKKAMLANPEPIRALDLHWLHANVYEHPALGKRFGLHGIPVFMFFQNGKKLGRATGWHGHGQFAAAVANARLKAGGKPLAG; encoded by the coding sequence ATGTCAAGCGAATCGCCGGCCGGCGCGCCGTCCGCGGACCAGGCCGCGGCCCCCCACCTCGACCATCGCGCCTTCGAGGCCTTCGGCATGCGCCAGGTCGACGACGCCAGCATCGACGCCGCGATCGCGCAGGCCGGCGATGCGCTGGTGTGCGTGTTCTTCTGGGGCGTGGATTGCTTCAATTGCGAGATGGCAAAGAAAGCCATGCTCGCCAACCCGGAGCCGATCCGGGCACTGGACCTGCACTGGCTGCACGCCAACGTCTATGAGCACCCCGCATTGGGCAAGCGCTTCGGCTTGCACGGCATCCCGGTGTTCATGTTCTTCCAGAACGGCAAGAAGCTGGGCCGTGCCACCGGCTGGCATGGCCACGGCCAGTTTGCCGCCGCGGTGGCCAATGCCCGGCTGAAGGCCGGCGGCAAGCCGCTGGCGGGATGA
- a CDS encoding phospholipase A: MSRLTLPRRLAPASRAVAPLCLSLAFAWPLAAHAGVALLQPPRVIDGNQPLTLTLVVSADGATRRYRIPDTLEVTASSEMQAPVRLVLWREVSGPAMVNLRRGEHRAIRYTVTLPPQLRGQVRLDATGIDAAPVLVTLNRLPQPGEAATASPPAVAATPGPAGEAAEATPAPVTPVTSASATAPAPADLRDSARLSFYDPMYFTVGAHDGANAKFQFSFKYRIFQGEDPASKSLFDNLYLGFTQFSLWDLSEQSKPFRDTNYRPSLFYYLSDTGVRNRAFSRLSLAAGVEHESNGRSGDESRSINTVFVKPTFYIGDQNDWHWRVAPKLYAYVEKGDNPDIAHYRGYMDLGIAYGRPDSWEFAATLRKGTRKWYGSVDAQVTYPLARLLPGTAGYLMAGYFVGYGESLLDYNHKLPWQFRIGYALSR; the protein is encoded by the coding sequence ATGTCCCGATTGACCCTGCCCCGCCGGCTGGCGCCTGCCAGCCGCGCCGTCGCCCCCCTTTGCCTGTCCCTGGCGTTCGCCTGGCCCCTGGCCGCACACGCCGGCGTGGCGCTGCTGCAGCCGCCACGCGTGATCGACGGCAACCAGCCGCTGACGCTGACGCTGGTGGTCAGCGCCGACGGCGCGACGCGCCGCTACCGGATCCCCGATACGCTGGAAGTCACCGCGTCGAGCGAAATGCAGGCGCCGGTACGGCTGGTACTGTGGCGCGAGGTATCCGGACCCGCCATGGTCAACCTGCGCCGCGGCGAGCACCGTGCCATCCGCTACACCGTGACCCTGCCGCCGCAGCTGCGCGGCCAGGTGCGGCTGGATGCGACCGGCATCGACGCCGCGCCGGTGCTGGTCACGCTGAACCGGCTGCCCCAGCCGGGCGAGGCGGCCACCGCCTCCCCGCCCGCGGTAGCCGCCACGCCGGGGCCTGCTGGCGAAGCCGCTGAGGCGACCCCGGCTCCCGTCACGCCAGTGACCAGCGCAAGCGCCACCGCGCCGGCGCCGGCGGACCTGCGCGACAGCGCGCGCCTGTCCTTCTACGACCCGATGTACTTCACCGTCGGTGCGCACGATGGCGCCAACGCGAAGTTCCAGTTCAGCTTCAAGTACCGGATCTTCCAGGGCGAGGACCCGGCATCCAAAAGCCTGTTCGACAACCTCTACCTCGGCTTCACCCAGTTCTCGCTGTGGGACCTGTCGGAGCAGTCCAAGCCGTTCCGCGACACCAACTACCGGCCGAGCCTGTTCTACTACCTGTCAGATACCGGCGTGCGCAACCGCGCCTTCAGCCGGCTGTCGCTGGCGGCCGGCGTGGAGCACGAGTCCAACGGCCGCAGCGGCGACGAGTCGCGCAGCATCAACACCGTGTTCGTCAAGCCGACGTTTTACATCGGCGACCAGAACGACTGGCACTGGCGCGTCGCGCCAAAGCTCTATGCCTACGTGGAAAAGGGCGACAACCCGGACATCGCCCATTACCGCGGCTACATGGACCTGGGCATCGCCTATGGGCGTCCGGATTCCTGGGAGTTTGCCGCCACGCTGCGCAAGGGCACGCGCAAGTGGTACGGCAGCGTCGATGCGCAGGTCACCTATCCGCTGGCGCGGCTGCTGCCAGGTACCGCGGGTTACCTGATGGCGGGTTACTTCGTCGGCTATGGCGAAAGCCTGCTCGACTACAACCACAAGCTGCCCTGGCAGTTCCGCATCGGCTACGCGCTGTCGCGCTAG
- a CDS encoding DUF1841 family protein gives MFNPSREEVRRFFCEAWQKQIAGSVLTPLEAIAVDWIGEHPEYHDLLRDTEGALTQDYTPEQGQTNPFLHLAMHLSISEQVSVDQPRGIREAYEALARRLDSPHEAQHQVMECLGEMLWQAQRSGLPPDGDQYVDSVRRRAMR, from the coding sequence ATGTTTAATCCCTCACGAGAAGAAGTCCGCCGTTTCTTCTGCGAAGCCTGGCAGAAGCAGATCGCGGGCAGCGTGCTGACGCCGCTGGAAGCCATCGCCGTCGACTGGATCGGCGAGCATCCCGAGTACCACGACCTGCTGCGCGACACCGAAGGCGCGCTGACGCAGGACTACACCCCCGAGCAAGGCCAGACCAACCCCTTCCTGCACCTGGCGATGCACCTGTCGATCTCGGAACAGGTCTCGGTCGACCAGCCACGCGGCATCCGCGAGGCTTACGAGGCGCTTGCGCGCCGGCTCGATTCGCCGCACGAGGCCCAGCACCAGGTGATGGAGTGCCTGGGCGAGATGCTGTGGCAGGCACAGCGCAGCGGCCTGCCGCCGGACGGCGACCAATACGTCGACAGCGTGCGCCGGCGCGCGATGCGCTGA
- a CDS encoding DMT family transporter, with protein MTASASTAAQEQARAKLAGVLLIAVSASAFGAMAIFARFAYAAGADVYGLLLVRFVLAAGALAWVMRTRGIGLPPWRRVLALAAMGGIGYVGQSFCFFSALNHAQASLVALLLYLYPLFVTILAAVFLKERLTTAAVIALVLCSVGAGLTVGGGEGSPLGIALGLAAAVIYSVYIIVGARVTAGVNPIATTTVICTAAALVYGAVGLLRLGAGVPPQFPASAGGWLALAAIALLSTVLAILTFFAGLQRLGAAQASMLSTLEPVVTVLLAALLLGEHVGGTQALGGGLILAGVLWLTRRSSAPAPARSDMQEN; from the coding sequence ATGACCGCCTCTGCCTCCACCGCCGCCCAGGAACAGGCCCGCGCCAAGCTTGCCGGCGTGCTGCTGATCGCGGTGTCGGCCAGCGCCTTCGGCGCGATGGCGATCTTTGCGCGCTTTGCCTATGCGGCCGGTGCCGACGTCTACGGCCTGCTGCTCGTACGTTTCGTGCTCGCGGCGGGAGCGCTGGCGTGGGTGATGCGCACGCGCGGCATCGGCCTGCCGCCGTGGCGGCGCGTGCTGGCGCTGGCGGCGATGGGAGGCATCGGCTACGTTGGCCAGTCGTTCTGCTTTTTCAGCGCGCTGAACCATGCGCAGGCCAGCCTGGTGGCGCTGCTGCTGTACCTGTACCCGCTGTTCGTGACGATCCTGGCCGCGGTGTTCCTGAAAGAGCGGCTGACCACGGCGGCCGTGATCGCGCTGGTGCTGTGCTCGGTGGGAGCGGGGCTGACGGTGGGCGGCGGCGAGGGTTCGCCGCTGGGCATCGCGCTGGGGCTGGCGGCGGCGGTGATCTATTCGGTCTACATCATCGTCGGCGCGCGCGTGACCGCCGGCGTCAACCCGATCGCCACGACCACGGTGATCTGCACCGCGGCCGCGCTGGTCTACGGCGCGGTCGGCCTGCTGCGCCTTGGCGCGGGCGTGCCGCCGCAGTTCCCGGCGAGCGCCGGCGGCTGGCTGGCGCTGGCGGCGATCGCGCTGCTGTCGACGGTGCTGGCGATCCTGACCTTCTTTGCCGGGCTGCAACGGCTCGGCGCGGCGCAGGCTTCGATGCTGTCGACGCTCGAACCGGTGGTCACGGTGCTGCTGGCGGCGTTGCTGCTGGGCGAGCATGTCGGCGGCACGCAGGCGCTGGGCGGCGGGCTGATCCTGGCCGGGGTGCTGTGGCTGACGCGGCGCAGCAGCGCGCCGGCGCCGGCCCGCAGCGACATGCAAGAGAATTGA
- a CDS encoding malonic semialdehyde reductase: protein MSQIDQAALAQLFTEARTHSVWQDRHVDDAVLHQIYDAMKFGPTAANSGPARIVFVKSAAEKARLVECVSAGNVDKTRSAPVTAIIAFDKAFHDQLPRLFPHADARAWYAGNDEKIARDALMNSSLQGGYFILAARALGLDCGPMGGFDADKVNAAFFPDGKWSVNFLVNLGYGVADKVYPRLPRLSFDEACRIV, encoded by the coding sequence ATGTCCCAGATCGACCAAGCCGCGCTGGCGCAACTGTTCACCGAGGCCCGCACCCACAGCGTGTGGCAGGACCGGCACGTGGACGACGCCGTCCTGCACCAGATCTATGACGCGATGAAGTTCGGCCCGACCGCTGCCAACAGCGGCCCGGCCCGCATCGTCTTCGTCAAGAGCGCGGCCGAGAAGGCGCGCCTGGTGGAATGCGTGTCGGCCGGCAACGTCGACAAGACCCGCTCGGCGCCGGTCACCGCGATCATCGCCTTCGACAAGGCCTTCCACGACCAGCTGCCGCGCCTGTTCCCGCACGCCGACGCGCGTGCCTGGTATGCCGGCAACGACGAGAAAATCGCCCGCGACGCCCTGATGAACAGCTCGCTGCAAGGCGGCTACTTCATCCTGGCCGCACGTGCGCTGGGCCTGGATTGCGGCCCGATGGGCGGTTTCGACGCCGACAAGGTCAACGCGGCCTTCTTCCCCGATGGCAAGTGGTCGGTCAACTTCCTGGTCAACCTGGGCTATGGCGTTGCCGACAAGGTGTATCCGCGCCTGCCGCGCCTGTCGTTCGACGAAGCCTGCCGCATCGTCTGA
- a CDS encoding Coq4 family protein, producing MTTPTASNPYKQDVFAAFRAVRKLLANGNDTEQVFRIMRALNGPSMPRNFGRLLSTPDGRRMVYQRIELAGRLSDPAYIASFAPGTVGAAYRAFLEHTGYSADGLAKVSNLDQEPVIEDAYMWFGRRTRDIHDIWHVLTGYRADESLGEAALVAFSYAQTGGKGWAFIAIAASLKSLRVTGSLAFARAVLEGYRLGRRAAWLLGEDYEKLLHEPLDAARARLGIAAPGRYLACHPVQEWTA from the coding sequence ATGACCACCCCGACCGCCTCCAATCCCTACAAGCAGGATGTCTTCGCCGCGTTCCGGGCCGTGCGCAAGCTGCTGGCGAACGGCAACGACACCGAGCAGGTGTTCCGCATCATGCGCGCGCTGAACGGCCCGTCGATGCCGCGCAACTTCGGCCGCCTGCTGTCCACGCCCGATGGCAGGCGCATGGTCTACCAGCGCATCGAACTGGCCGGGCGCCTGTCCGATCCCGCCTATATCGCCAGCTTCGCCCCGGGCACGGTCGGCGCGGCGTATCGCGCGTTCCTGGAACACACCGGCTACAGCGCGGACGGGCTGGCCAAGGTCTCCAACCTCGACCAGGAGCCGGTGATCGAGGACGCGTACATGTGGTTCGGCCGGCGTACCCGCGACATCCACGACATCTGGCATGTGCTCACCGGCTACCGCGCCGACGAAAGCCTTGGCGAAGCCGCGCTGGTGGCATTCAGCTACGCGCAGACCGGCGGCAAGGGATGGGCCTTCATCGCCATCGCGGCGTCGCTGAAAAGCCTGCGCGTGACCGGCAGCCTGGCCTTTGCGCGCGCCGTGCTGGAGGGCTACCGGCTGGGACGCCGCGCCGCGTGGCTGCTGGGCGAGGACTATGAAAAGCTGTTGCACGAACCGCTCGACGCTGCCCGCGCGCGGCTCGGCATTGCCGCACCCGGGCGTTATCTCGCCTGCCATCCGGTGCAGGAATGGACTGCCTGA
- a CDS encoding alpha/beta fold hydrolase: protein MTIALTVLGLLIAVLVVVGAALWLYTLRTVRRIEAAMPPRGRFVDVPGARLHVIERGQGPAVLLVHGLSGQLENFGYGMIEPLARHFRVIAVDRPGAGHSTRVAGTAADLPAQADALAALCSQLGLEKPLVVGHSLGGAIALALAIHHPGRVGGLALIAPLTHPPKAVSPVFQAMTVPGALRRLLAWTLVVPMSERRREDVMEIVFGPDPFPLDFPTRGGGLLALRPSHFLAAAEDLIGAARSLPAMLPHYGSLRVPVSVLFGRDDRILDFAEHGEALAASVPGATLALVDGGHMLPVTAIDTCVDFVRDAAAPLHAPATAPAQFA from the coding sequence GTGACTATTGCCCTGACCGTCCTTGGCCTGCTGATCGCTGTGCTCGTGGTGGTGGGCGCGGCGCTATGGCTGTACACGCTGCGCACCGTCCGGCGCATCGAGGCCGCAATGCCGCCGCGTGGACGCTTTGTCGACGTGCCCGGCGCGCGGCTGCACGTGATCGAGCGCGGCCAGGGGCCCGCCGTGCTGCTGGTGCACGGCCTGTCGGGTCAGCTGGAGAACTTCGGCTACGGCATGATCGAACCGCTCGCCCGCCACTTCCGCGTGATCGCCGTCGACCGCCCCGGCGCGGGCCACTCGACGCGCGTGGCAGGCACCGCAGCGGATTTGCCGGCACAGGCCGATGCGCTTGCGGCGCTGTGCAGCCAGCTTGGATTGGAGAAACCGCTGGTGGTCGGCCACTCGCTTGGCGGCGCGATCGCGCTGGCACTGGCCATCCATCACCCGGGGCGCGTCGGCGGCCTGGCGCTGATCGCGCCGCTCACCCATCCGCCCAAGGCGGTTTCGCCGGTGTTCCAGGCGATGACCGTGCCGGGCGCCTTGCGCCGGCTGCTGGCGTGGACGCTGGTGGTGCCGATGTCGGAACGGCGCCGTGAAGACGTCATGGAGATCGTGTTCGGTCCCGACCCGTTCCCGCTCGACTTCCCGACCCGGGGCGGCGGCCTGCTGGCGCTGCGGCCCTCCCATTTCCTCGCCGCTGCCGAAGACCTGATCGGTGCCGCGCGAAGCCTGCCGGCCATGCTGCCGCACTATGGCTCGCTGCGCGTGCCGGTGAGCGTGCTGTTTGGCCGCGATGACCGCATCCTCGACTTTGCCGAGCATGGCGAAGCGCTGGCGGCCAGCGTGCCGGGCGCCACGCTGGCGCTGGTGGACGGCGGCCATATGCTGCCGGTCACCGCCATCGACACCTGTGTCGACTTTGTGCGCGACGCCGCCGCGCCGTTGCATGCCCCGGCCACCGCCCCGGCGCAGTTCGCCTGA
- a CDS encoding flavin-containing monooxygenase gives MTAPHPDDAVLDVLIVGAGLSGIGAARHLQMRCPGKRYAILEARDAIGGTWDLFRYPGIRSDSDMYTLGYRFKPWRGARAIADGPSIRAYIRETADEAGITPHIRFGHKVVSAAWDSAAACWTVEAERTTDHSRLRLRARLLYVCAGYYSYAEGHRPAFADEERFRGRIVHPQFWDESLDYGGKRVVVIGSGATAVTLVPEMAKRAAHVTMLQRSPTYIVTRPAEDAIARQLRRLLPERLAYGATRWKNVLLGMMFFQLARRRPERTREKLIGMAAAQLAPGFDVTRHLTPRYNPWDQRLCLVPDGDLFGAIREGRATVETDTIDRFTKDGIVLASGKTLAADTVVVATGLKLNMLGDIAVSVDGEPRRPAESYAYKGMMLSGVPNLVLAFGYTNASWTLKADLTAEYVCRLLRHMDRHGHRVAMARAPAGMQPTPFLDFTSGYVQRAATVLPRQGDRKPWRVYQNYLKDMLTIRHGRIADGVLQFDVVPSSTQAGRPRRDSQGPAETTTVPAVAASEVQS, from the coding sequence ATGACCGCACCCCACCCCGATGATGCCGTGCTGGATGTCCTGATCGTAGGCGCCGGCCTGTCCGGCATCGGCGCCGCGCGCCACCTGCAGATGCGCTGCCCCGGCAAGCGCTACGCCATCCTGGAAGCCCGCGACGCCATCGGCGGCACCTGGGACCTGTTCCGCTACCCCGGCATCCGTTCCGACTCGGACATGTACACGCTGGGCTACCGCTTCAAGCCCTGGCGCGGCGCCAGGGCCATCGCCGACGGGCCGTCGATCCGCGCCTATATCCGCGAGACCGCCGACGAAGCCGGCATCACGCCGCATATCCGCTTCGGCCACAAGGTCGTCAGCGCCGCCTGGGACAGCGCCGCGGCCTGCTGGACGGTGGAAGCCGAGCGCACGACGGATCACAGCCGTTTGCGCCTGCGCGCCCGCTTGCTTTATGTCTGCGCCGGCTATTACAGCTATGCCGAAGGCCATCGCCCGGCGTTTGCCGACGAGGAAAGGTTCCGCGGTCGCATTGTGCATCCGCAGTTCTGGGACGAATCGCTCGACTACGGCGGCAAGCGCGTGGTGGTGATCGGCAGCGGCGCCACCGCGGTGACGCTGGTGCCGGAGATGGCAAAGCGCGCCGCGCACGTCACCATGCTGCAACGCTCGCCCACCTACATCGTGACGCGCCCCGCCGAGGACGCGATCGCCCGCCAGCTGCGCCGCCTGCTGCCCGAGCGGCTGGCCTACGGTGCCACGCGCTGGAAGAACGTGCTGCTCGGCATGATGTTCTTCCAGCTGGCACGGCGGCGGCCGGAGCGCACCCGGGAAAAGCTGATCGGCATGGCGGCGGCGCAGCTGGCGCCGGGTTTCGACGTCACCAGGCATCTCACGCCCCGCTACAACCCGTGGGACCAGCGCCTGTGCCTGGTGCCCGATGGCGACCTGTTCGGCGCCATCCGCGAGGGCCGTGCCACGGTGGAGACCGATACCATCGACCGGTTCACCAAAGACGGCATCGTGCTGGCCAGCGGCAAGACGCTCGCCGCGGATACCGTCGTCGTAGCCACCGGGCTGAAGCTGAACATGCTGGGCGACATCGCGGTGAGCGTCGACGGCGAGCCGCGCCGCCCCGCCGAGTCGTACGCGTACAAGGGGATGATGCTGAGCGGCGTGCCCAACCTGGTGCTCGCCTTCGGCTACACCAACGCCTCTTGGACGCTCAAGGCCGACCTGACGGCCGAGTACGTTTGCCGCCTGCTGCGCCATATGGATCGCCATGGCCACCGCGTGGCGATGGCGCGCGCGCCGGCCGGCATGCAACCCACGCCGTTCCTGGATTTCACTTCGGGCTATGTGCAACGCGCCGCCACCGTGCTGCCCCGTCAAGGCGACCGCAAGCCATGGCGCGTCTATCAGAACTACCTGAAAGACATGCTGACGATCCGGCACGGGCGCATCGCCGACGGCGTGCTGCAATTCGATGTCGTGCCTTCGTCCACGCAGGCTGGCCGGCCCCGCCGGGACAGCCAGGGCCCTGCCGAAACCACTACCGTGCCGGCCGTTGCCGCCAGCGAGGTGCAATCGTGA
- a CDS encoding TetR/AcrR family transcriptional regulator: MARMTTELTPARRYRGAEAEERRAQRRGQLIAAAVQVYGERGYQNATVKAVCEAAGLTERYFYESFANSEALLLASFQAVTHRLLQTLARAGESAGGDGPNRALAMLRAYFGALQCEPRSARVFLVEIRGVSKLVDGALADSLSEFGGLLAQALLPPGRQLDPLLTAGVAGGVIHVALRWIGQGYMPDVEVVARTALQLAMVLAREPD; encoded by the coding sequence ATGGCGCGCATGACCACCGAGCTCACTCCCGCACGCCGCTACCGCGGCGCCGAAGCCGAGGAACGGCGCGCCCAGCGCCGGGGCCAGCTGATTGCCGCGGCGGTGCAGGTCTATGGCGAGCGTGGCTACCAGAACGCTACGGTCAAGGCCGTGTGCGAGGCCGCGGGCCTGACCGAGCGCTATTTCTACGAGTCATTCGCCAACAGCGAGGCGCTGCTGCTGGCGTCGTTCCAGGCTGTTACCCACCGCTTGCTGCAGACTCTGGCCCGCGCCGGGGAGTCGGCAGGCGGCGACGGCCCCAACCGGGCGCTGGCGATGCTGCGCGCCTATTTCGGGGCCCTGCAATGCGAGCCGCGTTCGGCGCGGGTGTTCCTGGTGGAGATCCGCGGCGTCAGCAAGCTGGTCGATGGCGCACTGGCGGATTCGCTGAGCGAATTTGGCGGCCTGCTGGCGCAAGCGCTGCTGCCGCCGGGGCGGCAACTCGATCCGTTGCTGACAGCCGGCGTGGCGGGCGGGGTCATCCATGTCGCGCTGCGCTGGATCGGACAGGGCTACATGCCCGACGTCGAGGTGGTGGCGCGCACGGCGCTGCAACTGGCCATGGTGCTGGCGCGCGAGCCGGACTAA
- the nth gene encoding endonuclease III, with translation MNAAKCRAIFETLREVTPAPTTELEYSSPFELLIAVLLSAQATDVGVNKATRRLFPVAHTPQQMLDLGEAGLSEYIKTIGLYKTKAKHVIETCRILLERHGGKVPPDREALEALPGVGRKTANVVLNTAFGEPTIAVDTHIFRVANRTGLAPGKNVEVVEQKLLKCVPHEFLHDAHHWLILHGRYVCKARKPECWHCVIEPLCEFREKTEAPQL, from the coding sequence ATGAACGCCGCCAAGTGCCGTGCCATTTTCGAGACGCTGCGCGAAGTCACCCCGGCCCCGACCACTGAACTGGAATACAGCTCGCCGTTCGAGCTGCTGATTGCCGTGCTGCTGTCGGCACAGGCCACCGACGTCGGCGTCAACAAGGCCACGCGCCGGCTGTTCCCGGTCGCCCACACACCGCAGCAGATGCTCGACCTCGGCGAGGCCGGGCTGAGCGAGTACATCAAGACCATCGGCCTGTACAAGACCAAGGCGAAGCATGTCATCGAGACCTGCCGCATCCTGCTCGAGCGGCACGGCGGCAAGGTGCCGCCCGACCGCGAAGCGCTGGAAGCGCTGCCGGGCGTGGGCCGCAAGACCGCCAACGTGGTCCTCAACACGGCTTTCGGCGAGCCCACCATTGCGGTCGATACGCATATCTTCCGGGTCGCGAACCGCACCGGGCTGGCGCCCGGCAAGAACGTGGAGGTGGTCGAGCAGAAACTGCTCAAGTGCGTGCCGCATGAATTCCTGCACGATGCGCACCATTGGCTGATCCTGCACGGCCGCTACGTGTGCAAGGCGCGCAAGCCGGAATGCTGGCACTGCGTGATCGAGCCGCTGTGCGAGTTCAGGGAAAAGACGGAAGCGCCGCAGCTGTAA
- the rsxB gene encoding electron transport complex subunit RsxB, producing MNPAVKTLADRIEALLPQTQCTKCGFNGCRPYAEAMAAGEAACNRCPPGGAEGVRRLAGVLGAEPLPLDPERGTEQPRAVALIDENLCIGCTLCIQACPVDAIAGAAKQMHTVIPELCTGCDLCVAPCPVDCIAMIPVTGERTGWEAWSQAQADAAHERYLARQARLVREREENDARLAAKAAAKLAAVQAEAPQDDAERAAQERKRAIIQAAIERARQKQQAAQPRNTENVSPAVQAQIDAAEARRARAGLTEPAAGPGAKPDPEQQQ from the coding sequence GTGAATCCCGCCGTCAAGACCCTTGCCGACCGCATCGAGGCCCTGCTGCCCCAGACCCAGTGCACCAAATGCGGATTCAACGGTTGCCGCCCCTATGCCGAGGCCATGGCCGCCGGCGAGGCGGCCTGCAACCGCTGCCCGCCGGGTGGCGCGGAAGGGGTGCGCCGGCTGGCCGGGGTGCTCGGCGCCGAACCCTTGCCGCTCGATCCCGAACGCGGCACCGAGCAACCGCGCGCGGTGGCGCTGATTGACGAAAACCTGTGTATCGGATGCACCCTTTGCATCCAGGCATGCCCGGTCGACGCCATCGCCGGCGCCGCCAAGCAGATGCATACGGTGATTCCCGAGCTGTGCACCGGCTGCGACCTGTGCGTGGCGCCCTGCCCGGTCGACTGCATCGCCATGATCCCGGTCACCGGCGAGCGCACCGGCTGGGAGGCGTGGTCGCAGGCCCAGGCCGATGCGGCCCACGAACGCTACCTGGCGCGCCAGGCCCGGCTGGTGCGCGAGCGCGAGGAAAACGACGCGCGCCTGGCCGCCAAGGCCGCGGCCAAGCTGGCCGCGGTGCAGGCCGAAGCCCCGCAAGATGACGCCGAGCGCGCCGCGCAGGAACGCAAGCGCGCCATCATCCAGGCTGCGATCGAGCGCGCCCGCCAGAAGCAGCAGGCCGCGCAACCGCGCAATACGGAAAACGTCTCGCCCGCCGTGCAGGCGCAGATCGATGCCGCCGAAGCCCGCCGCGCGCGTGCCGGCCTGACCGAGCCGGCCGCCGGTCCCGGCGCCAAACCCGACCCGGAACAACAACAATGA
- a CDS encoding TetR family transcriptional regulator: MSTETKTKRDPEGTRRRILAAATEEFAKGGLAGARVDQIARRAETNERMLYYYYGSKEGLFLAVLEKQYAEFRAAEEKLHLVDEDPIAGVRALARFVWDWYYQHPEFIRLINSENLHEARHLKKSAQLQQLINPIVDVLADVIHRGQQQGVFRDNIDVPQFYLTISALGYYVLSNRYTISAVTGRDVASQHEHERFAELHTEMLLCYLKRSCCPESAP, from the coding sequence ATGTCAACAGAGACCAAGACCAAACGCGACCCCGAAGGGACGCGCCGACGCATCCTCGCTGCGGCCACCGAGGAATTCGCCAAGGGTGGTCTGGCCGGCGCCCGCGTCGACCAGATTGCCCGGCGCGCGGAAACCAACGAACGCATGCTGTATTACTACTATGGCAGCAAGGAAGGGTTGTTCCTGGCCGTGCTGGAAAAACAGTACGCCGAATTCCGCGCCGCCGAAGAGAAGCTGCACCTGGTCGACGAAGACCCGATCGCCGGCGTGCGCGCGCTGGCCCGTTTTGTCTGGGACTGGTATTACCAGCATCCCGAGTTCATCCGCCTGATCAACAGCGAGAACCTGCACGAAGCCCGCCACCTGAAGAAATCCGCGCAGCTGCAGCAGCTGATCAACCCGATCGTGGACGTGCTGGCCGACGTGATCCACAGGGGCCAGCAGCAGGGCGTGTTCCGCGACAATATCGACGTGCCGCAGTTCTACCTGACGATCTCGGCGCTGGGTTACTACGTGCTGTCCAACCGCTACACCATCAGCGCCGTGACCGGCCGCGACGTGGCGTCGCAGCACGAGCACGAGCGCTTTGCCGAATTGCATACGGAGATGCTGCTCTGCTACCTGAAGCGCTCCTGCTGCCCCGAGAGCGCGCCATAA